In one Nocardioides luteus genomic region, the following are encoded:
- the argB gene encoding acetylglutamate kinase, which yields MIELETVSHEPGRPDPAKARTLAGALPWLKEYHGKIVVVKYGGNAMTDDKLKRAFAEDVAFMRFAGFKPVVVHGGGPQISSMLDRLGIESEFRGGLRVTTPEAMDVVRMVLVGQVQRELVGLINEHGPLAVGLSGEDAGLFTAEPASTVVDGEEVDLGQVGEVVDVRPASVLDIIEAGRIPVVSSVAPDADGVIYNVNADRAASALAIALAAEKLLVLTDVEGLYLDWPDPEEVIGEISPEALEGILPDLASGMIPKMSACLEAVKGGVKRATVVDGREQHAVLLELFTAEGVGTQVLPGVTTKTRKARELDR from the coding sequence GTGATCGAACTCGAGACCGTCTCGCATGAGCCCGGCCGCCCCGACCCCGCCAAGGCCCGCACCCTGGCCGGCGCGCTGCCGTGGCTGAAGGAGTACCACGGCAAGATCGTCGTGGTGAAGTACGGCGGCAACGCCATGACCGACGACAAGCTCAAGCGCGCCTTCGCCGAGGATGTCGCCTTCATGCGGTTCGCCGGCTTCAAGCCGGTCGTCGTGCACGGCGGCGGGCCGCAGATCTCGAGCATGCTCGACCGGCTCGGCATCGAGTCGGAGTTCCGCGGCGGGCTGCGGGTGACCACCCCCGAGGCCATGGACGTCGTCCGGATGGTCCTGGTCGGCCAGGTGCAGCGTGAGCTCGTCGGACTCATCAACGAGCACGGCCCGCTGGCCGTCGGTCTGTCCGGCGAGGACGCCGGGCTCTTCACCGCCGAGCCGGCCAGCACCGTCGTCGACGGTGAGGAGGTCGACCTCGGCCAGGTCGGCGAGGTCGTCGACGTACGTCCCGCGTCGGTCCTCGACATCATCGAGGCCGGCCGGATCCCGGTCGTCTCCAGCGTCGCCCCCGACGCCGACGGCGTCATCTACAACGTCAACGCCGACCGCGCCGCCTCCGCCCTGGCGATCGCGCTGGCCGCCGAGAAGCTGCTCGTCCTCACCGACGTCGAAGGCCTCTACCTCGACTGGCCCGACCCCGAGGAGGTCATCGGCGAGATCAGCCCCGAGGCCCTCGAGGGCATCCTTCCCGACCTCGCCAGCGGGATGATTCCGAAGATGAGCGCCTGCCTCGAGGCGGTCAAGGGCGGCGTCAAGCGCGCCACCGTCGTCGACGGCCGCGAGCAGCACGCGGTGCTGCTGGAGCTGTTCACCGCCGAGGGAGTCGGCACCCAGGTGCTCCCCGGCGTCACCACGAAGACCCGCAAGGCAAGGGAGCTGGACCGATGA
- the argC gene encoding N-acetyl-gamma-glutamyl-phosphate reductase, translating to MHMTKKRVAVAGASGYAGGELLRLLLAHPEVEIGALTAASSAGKTLGSLQPHLLPLADRVLEPTDAETLAGHDVVFLALPHGESGPIAAGLPDDVVVIDCGADYRLADAETWTKFYGTDHAGTWPYGLPELRGQRETLTGAHRIAVPGCFPTVSTLALAPAVEAGIVEPEVVVVAATGASGAGKSSKPHLIGAEVMGNVSAYGVGGVHRHTPEIVQNLSALVDGEVSVSFTPVLVPMPRGILATCSAKLATDVTAADVRAVYEKAYGEEPFVHLLPEGQWPQTQAVLGSNAVLLQVAVDEAAGRLVVIGAEDNLAKGTAGGAIQCMNLALGLDETAGLSTVGVAP from the coding sequence ATGCACATGACGAAGAAGCGCGTCGCCGTAGCCGGTGCCAGTGGATACGCCGGAGGTGAGCTGCTCAGGCTGCTGCTGGCCCACCCCGAGGTGGAGATCGGCGCCCTGACCGCCGCCTCCAGTGCGGGCAAGACCCTGGGGAGCCTCCAGCCCCATCTGCTCCCGCTGGCCGACCGCGTGCTGGAGCCCACCGACGCCGAGACCCTGGCCGGTCACGACGTCGTCTTCCTGGCGCTGCCGCACGGGGAGTCCGGACCGATCGCCGCCGGCCTTCCCGACGACGTGGTCGTGATCGACTGCGGTGCCGACTACCGGCTTGCCGATGCCGAGACGTGGACGAAGTTCTACGGCACCGACCACGCCGGCACCTGGCCCTACGGGCTGCCCGAGCTGCGTGGGCAGCGGGAGACCCTGACCGGCGCCCACCGGATCGCCGTGCCCGGCTGCTTCCCGACCGTCTCCACCCTCGCCCTCGCGCCGGCCGTCGAGGCCGGCATCGTCGAGCCCGAGGTCGTCGTGGTCGCCGCCACCGGCGCCAGCGGCGCGGGGAAGTCGTCCAAGCCGCACCTCATCGGCGCCGAGGTGATGGGCAACGTGAGCGCCTACGGCGTCGGTGGCGTCCACCGCCACACCCCCGAGATCGTCCAGAACCTGTCTGCGCTGGTCGACGGCGAGGTGTCGGTCTCCTTCACCCCGGTGCTGGTGCCGATGCCGCGCGGCATCCTGGCCACCTGCTCGGCCAAGCTCGCCACCGACGTGACCGCGGCCGATGTGCGCGCCGTCTACGAGAAGGCCTACGGCGAGGAGCCCTTCGTCCACCTGCTCCCCGAGGGCCAGTGGCCGCAGACCCAGGCCGTGCTCGGCTCGAACGCCGTCCTCCTGCAGGTGGCCGTCGACGAGGCCGCCGGCCGGCTGGTCGTGATCGGTGCCGAGGACAACCTCGCCAAGGGCACCGCCGGGGGAGCGATCCAGTGCATGAACCTCGCGCTCGGTCTCGACGAGACCGCCGGCCTGTCGACGGTGGGAGTGGCCCCGTGA
- a CDS encoding maleylpyruvate isomerase family mycothiol-dependent enzyme, whose product MTRLTPAAYLDHIRSESARFRAVLADTDPAATVPTAPDWTAADLLWHVAAEVQHFWTYVLESRPAEPTEETYTELERPEGASYQDLLARFDELNARFIKTLEQTAPEEPTWSWSQDNTAAFTYRRQAHEILIHRLDAELTAGAVTPLDPALAADGIDELLDVFYGGKPDWATFAGSDQYVRVDAMDTDTQTWVQLGVVSGTRPNGDRLEDEPDLSVVPAEEIPAGTEPDVVIEGPAADLDAWLWRRRDDEGIQVTGDEDIYERFRALTNQAITDD is encoded by the coding sequence ATGACTCGTCTCACCCCCGCCGCCTACCTCGACCACATCCGGTCGGAGTCGGCGCGTTTCCGTGCCGTGCTGGCCGACACCGATCCCGCCGCCACGGTCCCGACCGCCCCGGACTGGACCGCCGCCGACCTGCTGTGGCACGTCGCCGCCGAGGTGCAGCACTTCTGGACGTACGTCCTGGAGAGCCGTCCCGCGGAGCCGACCGAGGAGACCTATACCGAGCTCGAGCGCCCGGAGGGCGCGAGCTACCAGGACCTGCTCGCCCGCTTCGACGAGCTCAACGCCCGATTCATCAAGACCCTCGAGCAGACCGCGCCCGAGGAGCCCACCTGGTCCTGGTCGCAGGACAACACCGCCGCCTTCACCTACCGCCGGCAGGCCCACGAGATCCTCATCCACCGCCTCGACGCCGAGCTCACCGCCGGCGCGGTGACGCCGCTCGACCCCGCGCTCGCCGCGGACGGGATCGACGAGCTCCTCGACGTCTTCTACGGCGGGAAGCCCGACTGGGCGACCTTCGCGGGCAGCGACCAGTACGTGCGCGTCGACGCCATGGACACCGACACCCAGACCTGGGTCCAGCTGGGCGTCGTCTCCGGCACCCGTCCCAACGGCGACCGGCTCGAGGACGAGCCCGACCTCAGCGTCGTCCCCGCCGAGGAGATCCCGGCCGGCACCGAGCCGGACGTCGTCATCGAGGGTCCGGCGGCGGACCTCGACGCCTGGCTCTGGCGTCGCCGCGACGACGAGGGCATCCAGGTGACCGGGGACGAGGACATCTACGAGCGCTTCCGCGCGTTGACCAACCAGGCGATCACGGACGACTAA
- a CDS encoding LOG family protein, which translates to MIKHLAVFLGSRDGNDPALGKKAYEVGAGLAERGIELVYGAGGGGLMGQISQGTIDGGGRVFGVIPRFMIEREWGRVEGAPGMQTIVVDTMHERKARMAERAEAFLVLPGGIGTLEELFEVWTWQTLSLHGKPVGLFNINGFWDPLVEMMERIAEAGFMHGSPGESLVVGDDLDDVLARLDAAR; encoded by the coding sequence ATGATCAAGCACCTGGCGGTCTTTCTCGGCTCCCGCGACGGCAATGACCCGGCGCTCGGGAAGAAGGCCTACGAGGTCGGCGCAGGGCTCGCCGAGCGTGGCATCGAGCTGGTCTACGGTGCGGGCGGCGGCGGGCTGATGGGTCAGATCTCCCAGGGCACCATCGACGGCGGCGGCCGGGTCTTCGGCGTGATCCCGCGCTTCATGATCGAACGAGAGTGGGGTCGCGTCGAAGGCGCGCCGGGGATGCAGACGATCGTGGTCGACACGATGCACGAGCGCAAGGCGCGCATGGCCGAGCGCGCCGAGGCGTTCCTGGTCCTCCCCGGCGGGATCGGCACGCTCGAGGAGCTCTTCGAGGTCTGGACCTGGCAGACCCTGTCGCTGCACGGCAAGCCCGTCGGACTGTTCAACATCAACGGCTTCTGGGACCCGCTCGTGGAGATGATGGAACGCATCGCCGAGGCCGGGTTCATGCACGGCTCCCCCGGCGAGTCGCTGGTGGTCGGCGACGACCTCGACGACGTCCTCGCCCGCCTCGACGCCGCCCGCTGA
- a CDS encoding ATP-binding cassette domain-containing protein translates to MTTTELAVSASGLVKTFGDFTAVDGIDLEIRRGEVFGVLGPNGAGKTTTLKMLATLLPIDAGKAEIFGVDVKAHPHQVRQLVGVTGQYASVDENLTATENLVLFGRLLGMSGKAARAASEELLESFGLQEAAKRQISKFSGGMRRRLDLAASLLSRPPLIFLDEPTTGLDPRTRGQMWDTIRTLVAGGSTVLLTTQYLDEADQLADRIAVIDRGVKVAEGTSEQLKTSVGNSTLHLRLSDKTQVATAAAVVEKVTGERPVLTPEAGGVNVSLADADRAADVLIGLRHAGISITTANVQQPTLDEVFLALTGHGTESSENPAENPAETRTDIRTEEVA, encoded by the coding sequence ATGACAACCACCGAACTGGCCGTATCGGCCTCAGGTCTGGTCAAGACCTTCGGAGACTTCACCGCGGTCGACGGGATCGACCTCGAGATCCGCCGCGGCGAGGTCTTCGGCGTGCTGGGGCCCAACGGCGCCGGCAAGACCACGACCCTCAAGATGCTCGCGACCCTGCTCCCGATCGACGCCGGCAAGGCGGAGATCTTCGGGGTCGACGTCAAGGCGCACCCCCACCAGGTGCGTCAGCTCGTCGGCGTGACGGGGCAGTATGCCTCGGTCGACGAGAACCTCACCGCCACCGAGAACCTGGTCCTCTTCGGCCGCCTGCTCGGCATGTCCGGCAAGGCCGCCCGCGCCGCCTCGGAGGAGCTCCTGGAGTCCTTCGGGCTCCAGGAGGCGGCCAAGCGGCAGATCTCGAAGTTCTCCGGCGGCATGCGCCGCCGCCTCGACCTGGCCGCCTCGCTCCTGTCCCGTCCCCCGCTCATCTTCCTCGACGAGCCGACCACCGGCCTGGACCCGCGCACCCGCGGCCAGATGTGGGACACCATCCGTACGCTGGTGGCCGGCGGCTCCACGGTCCTGCTGACCACGCAGTACCTCGACGAGGCCGACCAGCTCGCCGACCGGATCGCGGTCATCGACCGCGGCGTCAAGGTCGCCGAGGGCACCTCCGAGCAGCTCAAGACCTCGGTCGGGAACTCGACGCTCCACCTGCGGCTGAGCGACAAGACGCAGGTCGCGACCGCCGCGGCCGTGGTCGAGAAGGTCACCGGCGAGCGTCCCGTGCTCACTCCCGAGGCCGGCGGGGTCAACGTATCGCTGGCCGATGCCGACCGGGCCGCCGACGTGCTCATCGGCCTGCGCCACGCCGGCATCTCCATCACGACCGCCAACGTGCAGCAGCCGACCCTCGACGAGGTCTTCCTCGCCCTGACCGGCCACGGCACCGAGAGCTCCGAGAACCCCGCCGAGAACCCCGCCGAGACCCGCACCGACATCCGCACCGAGGAGGTGGCCTGA
- a CDS encoding ABC transporter permease, with protein MAALISTYAVADRPLKPHPGIGETVSQTLTMARRALIKMMRNPEQFFDVTIQPLLFTAMFAYIFGGAISGDVKAYLPTIITGILAQTALTASMARGTQLREDMDKGVFDRFKALPIARIAPLAGPAVADLLRYGIAATLTILVGLLMGYRPGGGVGGVLAGWALTIFAGWSLSWIFTWLGTVLKTAGGVQGLGMMIMFPLTFLSPAFVPKETMPSWLQHFVDVNPVTLVINATRDLMNAGDLTLSVVWALVGCAAVVAIFAPISVWSYSKKL; from the coding sequence ATGGCTGCACTGATCTCGACGTACGCCGTCGCCGACCGCCCGCTCAAGCCCCACCCCGGTATCGGCGAGACGGTCTCCCAGACACTCACCATGGCCCGGCGCGCACTGATCAAGATGATGCGCAACCCCGAGCAGTTCTTCGACGTCACGATCCAGCCGCTGCTGTTCACCGCGATGTTCGCCTACATCTTCGGCGGCGCGATCTCCGGTGACGTGAAGGCGTACCTGCCCACCATCATCACCGGCATCCTTGCCCAGACGGCGCTGACCGCCTCGATGGCTCGCGGTACCCAGCTGCGCGAGGACATGGACAAGGGCGTCTTCGACCGGTTCAAGGCGCTCCCGATCGCCCGGATCGCGCCGTTGGCCGGACCCGCCGTCGCCGACCTGCTCCGCTACGGGATCGCGGCAACACTGACGATCCTGGTCGGCCTGTTGATGGGCTACCGGCCCGGCGGCGGCGTCGGCGGAGTGCTCGCCGGCTGGGCGTTGACCATCTTCGCCGGCTGGTCGCTGAGCTGGATCTTCACCTGGCTCGGCACGGTCCTGAAGACCGCGGGCGGAGTGCAGGGGCTGGGCATGATGATCATGTTCCCGCTGACGTTCCTCTCCCCCGCGTTCGTGCCGAAGGAGACCATGCCGAGCTGGCTGCAGCACTTCGTCGACGTCAACCCGGTCACCCTGGTCATCAACGCCACCCGCGACCTGATGAACGCCGGCGACCTCACCCTGAGCGTCGTGTGGGCGCTGGTCGGCTGTGCTGCGGTCGTCGCGATCTTCGCGCCGATCTCGGTGTGGAGCTACAGCAAGAAGCTCTAG
- a CDS encoding ATP-binding protein, with the protein MTTLSVLDEVTWAGAPVAGERTRALLRALVDAGPRGASEAALVEEIWGRDDVPANPAKALQVVVSRARTATASDAIERTPRGYRLGLEAGEVDAWSLRPHALRLAAEMRYAEALPLLERLDRLDPDEEVTEAILRAVAAVHGVPAALERFAAYRSGLADGLGVDPSPRLRAVHAELLARDRPVRSGLRHDADLLIGREQDTAEVSALLKSSRVVTILGPGGLGKTSLAQVIAHGAEQPVVHFVELVGVTAPDDLVSEVGSALGVRDSVARRDRLTPEQRADVRSRIAQQLDGAPTLIVLDNCEHIVAAVADLVAFLVATVRDLTVLTTSRSPLAIGAERVYPLGRLGAYDGSELFRRRAVAARPGVQLDEDRVDEIVTRLDGLPLAIELAAVKVRAMSVADIARRLENRFELLRGGDRNAPDRHQTLVAVIDWSWNLLSERERRAMRWLSVFHDGFTLAAAEAMLGTDAFAAIEELVDQSLLTVVEAPLGFRYRMLETVREFGRMQLIDSGEEGAARAAQRAWATAYADAGAGRIYSPAQFEAMDELRAEESNLADILRQVLADDEAESVIRLFCALGVFWTIAGEHQRVIMLAGPVADLLAEWEPPAEMLEKTRLVLALLLFGAAVTGGSGLERLMAILDRVGIEAADPQLRVMLKVMQAMAGTVARAGADEPGRPLEDELTELIADPDPEVRARAYTFLSHERENLGDPEGALAAGTEALRLTGTAGGPWPRAMLHAQLSGLYAQLGRLGEAAHHAREAVPVLRRLGADDDLIQTHAVLVTYAVEQGRLEEAAEILAELSEKQPRGGFGSRGAVHGAKAQLLLAQGRVQEGLALFGEVVATMGELPFPGFTDDPDLVPWRVAAEAVTVVSCARHGEASDGADLFDVLMAKAPRLVSRERRSQDYPVTGMLLLALGVWGLLRDALPREESVRLLVLADRFGYSRSFLDMRWELAVADAARLAPGVLERVSAEYGERRGLALVDEARGVIARLVPAG; encoded by the coding sequence GTGACGACACTGAGTGTGCTGGACGAGGTCACCTGGGCGGGGGCGCCGGTGGCCGGCGAGCGGACCCGGGCGCTGCTGCGCGCGCTGGTCGATGCCGGTCCGCGAGGTGCCTCCGAGGCTGCTCTGGTCGAGGAGATCTGGGGGCGCGACGACGTCCCGGCCAACCCCGCCAAGGCGCTCCAGGTGGTCGTCTCCCGGGCTCGGACGGCGACCGCGTCCGACGCGATCGAACGTACGCCGCGGGGCTACCGCCTCGGCCTCGAGGCGGGCGAGGTCGACGCCTGGTCGCTGCGGCCGCACGCGCTGCGACTGGCCGCGGAGATGCGGTACGCGGAGGCGCTGCCGCTCCTCGAACGGCTCGACCGGCTCGATCCCGACGAGGAGGTCACCGAGGCGATCCTCCGGGCGGTCGCCGCGGTGCACGGTGTGCCGGCGGCGCTGGAGCGGTTCGCGGCGTACCGGTCCGGGCTGGCCGACGGCCTCGGCGTCGACCCGAGCCCGCGGCTGCGGGCGGTCCATGCCGAGCTGCTCGCGCGCGACCGTCCGGTGCGCTCGGGGCTGCGCCACGACGCCGACCTGCTGATCGGTCGCGAGCAGGACACCGCCGAGGTCTCCGCACTGCTGAAGAGCTCGCGCGTCGTCACCATCCTCGGGCCGGGTGGTCTGGGAAAGACCAGCCTGGCCCAGGTGATCGCGCATGGCGCCGAGCAGCCGGTGGTCCACTTCGTCGAGCTGGTCGGCGTGACTGCTCCCGACGACCTGGTCAGCGAGGTCGGCTCGGCGCTCGGCGTACGTGACTCGGTCGCCCGCCGTGACCGGCTCACCCCCGAGCAGCGCGCCGACGTGCGGTCGCGGATCGCCCAGCAGCTCGACGGCGCGCCCACCCTGATCGTGCTCGACAACTGCGAGCACATCGTGGCCGCCGTCGCCGACCTGGTCGCCTTCCTGGTCGCGACGGTGCGCGACCTGACGGTCCTGACGACCTCCCGGAGCCCGCTCGCTATCGGAGCGGAGCGGGTCTACCCGCTCGGCCGGCTGGGGGCGTACGACGGTAGTGAGCTGTTCCGGCGGCGAGCGGTCGCCGCGCGGCCCGGCGTCCAGCTCGACGAGGACCGCGTCGACGAGATCGTCACCCGGCTCGACGGGCTGCCGCTGGCGATCGAGCTGGCCGCGGTCAAGGTGCGGGCGATGTCGGTCGCCGACATCGCCCGGCGGCTGGAGAACCGGTTCGAGCTGCTGCGCGGCGGCGACCGAAACGCCCCCGACCGGCATCAGACGCTCGTCGCGGTCATCGACTGGTCCTGGAACCTGCTCTCCGAACGGGAGCGCCGGGCGATGCGCTGGCTCTCGGTCTTCCACGACGGCTTCACCCTCGCTGCCGCCGAGGCGATGCTCGGTACCGATGCCTTCGCCGCGATCGAGGAGCTGGTCGACCAGTCCCTGCTGACGGTCGTCGAGGCACCGCTCGGGTTCCGCTACCGGATGCTCGAGACCGTGCGTGAGTTCGGCCGCATGCAGCTCATCGACTCCGGCGAGGAGGGCGCCGCCCGGGCGGCGCAGCGAGCCTGGGCCACGGCCTACGCGGACGCGGGGGCGGGCCGGATCTACTCCCCGGCGCAGTTCGAGGCGATGGACGAGCTGCGGGCGGAGGAGAGCAACCTCGCCGACATCCTGCGTCAGGTGCTGGCCGACGACGAGGCCGAGTCCGTGATCCGCCTCTTCTGCGCGCTGGGCGTCTTCTGGACCATCGCGGGCGAGCACCAGCGCGTGATCATGCTGGCCGGGCCCGTCGCCGACCTCCTGGCCGAGTGGGAGCCGCCTGCCGAGATGCTGGAGAAGACCCGGCTCGTCCTGGCGCTGCTGCTCTTCGGCGCGGCGGTCACCGGTGGCAGCGGCCTGGAGCGGCTGATGGCGATCCTCGACCGGGTCGGCATCGAGGCCGCGGACCCGCAGCTCAGGGTGATGCTGAAGGTCATGCAGGCGATGGCGGGCACCGTCGCCCGGGCGGGCGCCGACGAGCCCGGCCGGCCGCTGGAGGACGAGCTGACCGAGCTGATCGCCGATCCCGACCCGGAGGTGCGCGCCCGCGCCTACACCTTCCTCAGCCACGAGCGGGAGAACCTCGGCGATCCCGAGGGAGCGCTTGCCGCGGGGACGGAGGCGCTGCGCCTGACCGGCACTGCGGGCGGACCCTGGCCGCGCGCGATGCTGCACGCCCAGCTCAGCGGTCTCTACGCCCAGCTCGGCCGTCTCGGCGAGGCCGCCCACCACGCCCGCGAGGCCGTCCCGGTCCTGCGCCGTCTCGGCGCCGACGACGACCTCATCCAGACCCACGCCGTCCTGGTGACGTACGCGGTGGAGCAGGGGCGCCTCGAGGAGGCCGCCGAGATCCTCGCCGAGCTCTCCGAGAAGCAGCCTCGCGGTGGCTTCGGCTCCCGTGGTGCCGTCCATGGCGCCAAGGCGCAGCTCCTCCTCGCCCAGGGGCGGGTCCAAGAGGGCCTGGCGCTGTTCGGCGAGGTGGTGGCGACGATGGGCGAGCTGCCGTTCCCCGGGTTCACCGACGACCCCGACCTGGTCCCGTGGCGGGTCGCGGCCGAGGCCGTCACCGTGGTCAGCTGCGCCCGCCACGGCGAGGCATCCGACGGCGCCGACCTCTTCGACGTACTCATGGCGAAGGCGCCCCGGCTCGTCTCCCGGGAGCGCCGCTCCCAGGACTATCCGGTGACCGGCATGCTGCTGCTCGCGCTGGGCGTGTGGGGCCTCCTCAGGGACGCGCTTCCGCGCGAGGAGTCGGTGAGGCTGCTGGTCCTGGCCGACCGGTTCGGCTACTCCCGGTCCTTCCTCGACATGCGCTGGGAGCTCGCCGTCGCCGACGCGGCGCGGCTCGCACCGGGCGTGCTCGAACGCGTCTCGGCCGAGTACGGCGAACGCCGCGGGCTCGCCCTGGTGGACGAGGCCCGCGGCGTCATCGCGCGTCTGGTGCCCGCGGGCTAG
- a CDS encoding threonine aldolase family protein, which yields MTVELRSDNAASVSPAILEAMAAVNSGSALAYGGDEVTAALESRVREVFEHPTARVFPVLSGTAANALSLSAMTPPWGSVVCHETAHILGSEGGATSFLSGGAVMTGIAGDDYKMAPEALQAHLDGVRWGDPHHSQPAVLSLTSPSDYGTVYSVAEIAELTGIAKTRDLRVHLDGARFANGVVATGASPADLTWRAGVDVLSLGATKNGALSAEAIVCFTDAPADELVYRTKRSGHVTSKMRYQSAQLLAYLTDDLWLRNARNANERMAELAAGLEKEGVRITNSVDANLAWVDLPEETADRLEAAGVLFYRLDGQVRFVTSWETTPEQIDSVLTLLREDRG from the coding sequence GTGACCGTCGAACTGCGCTCTGACAACGCCGCCTCCGTCTCCCCCGCGATCCTGGAGGCGATGGCCGCCGTCAACTCCGGCTCCGCGCTCGCCTACGGAGGTGACGAGGTGACCGCCGCGCTCGAGAGCCGGGTGCGCGAGGTCTTCGAGCACCCCACGGCCCGCGTCTTCCCGGTCCTGAGCGGCACCGCCGCCAACGCCCTCTCGCTCTCCGCGATGACCCCGCCGTGGGGCTCCGTGGTGTGCCACGAGACCGCGCACATCCTGGGCAGCGAAGGCGGCGCCACCTCGTTCCTCAGCGGCGGCGCGGTGATGACGGGCATCGCCGGCGACGACTACAAGATGGCGCCCGAGGCGCTGCAGGCCCACCTGGACGGCGTACGTTGGGGCGACCCGCACCACTCCCAGCCGGCCGTCCTCTCGCTGACCTCACCGTCCGACTACGGCACGGTCTACTCGGTCGCCGAGATCGCCGAGCTCACCGGGATCGCCAAGACCCGTGACCTGCGCGTGCACCTGGACGGTGCCCGGTTCGCGAACGGTGTGGTGGCCACCGGTGCGTCGCCGGCCGACCTCACCTGGCGGGCCGGTGTCGACGTACTCTCCCTGGGCGCGACCAAGAACGGCGCCCTCTCGGCCGAGGCGATCGTCTGCTTCACCGACGCCCCCGCCGACGAGCTGGTCTACCGCACCAAGCGCAGCGGCCACGTCACCTCGAAGATGCGCTACCAGTCGGCCCAGCTGCTGGCCTACCTCACCGACGACCTCTGGCTCCGCAACGCCCGCAACGCCAACGAGCGGATGGCCGAGCTCGCCGCGGGCCTGGAGAAGGAAGGGGTACGCATCACCAACTCCGTCGACGCCAACCTGGCCTGGGTCGACCTGCCGGAGGAGACCGCCGACCGCCTGGAGGCCGCCGGGGTGCTCTTCTACCGCCTCGACGGCCAGGTCCGGTTCGTGACGTCGTGGGAGACGACCCCCGAGCAGATCGACTCGGTTCTCACCCTCCTGCGCGAGGATCGCGGCTGA